One Vibrio sp. CDRSL-10 TSBA genomic window, TTTTCAGCTTCGATACTACCGATGATTGTGTTATACGTTACGTAGGTTTCGGCACAGCCTAATGAACCACAAAAACACGCTTTGCCTTTTTTTTCATAGTTCATATGGCTAATTTCTAGTGCCGTGCCATCTGGCCCGGTAACAATTTTCTGGTTTACGCAGACCCCTACTCCAAGACCATAGCCCAATAGCAGTGCGATCATGTTTGTATGTCCAGGGTGCAACTTGGTCAATTGAAAGGTTGAACAATAAGCAATATTGTATAATTTCGTCTCAATACCAGTTTGTTGTGTTAGCAATGCAGCCAACCCGACATCTCTTGAAGTCAATAACTGGCTGTAATGGATAATCCCACTGTTTTGCGCAATTTTACCTTGAGTAGCAATCGTCATCACTTTTAACGTCTGGGGCGAAATCCCCTGCTTTGAACACAATTGATGCATTGTCCCGATGATAAGATCAATTAACTGCTGCTCATGGAAACACTTATCCGTTACCGCCAAATTGTGCCACGTTTCATCGATGCTCTGATGGACGACGCCGGAAAGATCGAGTAAGTACGCTTTAATTCCCTCAATAGAAATGTAGAAGCAAAGACTAAAATGGATACCGCTGACTAATTGCAGTAATGATTGAGGTCGACCACCTGTAAAGGCTTTTAAATTGGCTACATCAGAGCATTCTGCGATAACGCCTTCCTCTAAAAGTTGTTTGGTCACTTTGGTTAAAGCGGATTTCCCTAATCCCGTATCGCGTGATAACTCCACTCTTGAACGAAGCTTTTCTCTTAATAAAATGATGACTAGATTTTTTCCGTTTAAATCCATAATCTTCTCGCAAATAGCGATTTCACAGCATTGAGTTAGATTCGATTATAAATAACTTTTCACGTGGTTTAAACCACGGCACGTACTATGCTGCCTGAACGCTGACCATTGAGAAACATTGGGCAATTATCAGATTTAAATCCTTCGTAGCGTTGTTGAAAAACTCGAAAAGGGGCAAAGAAGAGTCAGCATAAAGCTGAAAGTTTGTGATAAAAATGCCTGTATAACGTATGATAATTGAAGGATTTATCGACCCCAACCTATCAATGTCTAACACCACAACAAACACAAGAATTCACCAGCTCTGTTTCGGTCAACCGGAAGGTTCATTGGTGATTGAACATGTACCTTTGGATTTGCTTGAAAAAGGTAAAATCAGAGTAAAAATCGAAGCAACCAATATCAATCCAAGCGACTTGTTATCTATTCATGGTGTAGGTCAATACAGGCATAGCCATCAGCCGCCCAGAGTCCCCGGATTTGAAGCTGTTGGGCAAATCATCGACTCCAACCATTCAGAGTTTGTCTTAGGGCAAAGAGTTGTCGTGGCTACCAGCGGTACTTGGCAGCAATATATCGATGTATTACCAGATAACCTCTTCGTCATTCCGCCACATCTGGACAACGGCTATGCGTGCCAGTTGTATATAAATGCGCTAACAGCATGGGTTTTAACCACCGAAATTGCTCAGTTGAAGAAAGAAGATGTACTGATTATTAACGCTGGAAGTTCTGCAATAGGCAAAATTTTTGCACAGCTATCTTCATCGCTAAGGTTCACTCTTATTGTCGTAACGTCGAAACCTGAAAATTATCCATATGATTCAAACTATGTTTTAGATGCCAAAGCCGACCTACTCACCCAAATTGAGCAACTTGATTTACCTATCCCTAATATTGCATTTGATGCTATTGGCGGTAAAGCTGGAGCTAAATTGATTCATACCGTCGGCAGCAAGGGGCGGTATATCAACTATGGAACTCTTTCTCTGGAGTTTTATGAGCCTCGCTTCTTTGAGCTCATGAGGAACCAAGACATTGACTTCAGTACATTTTTCTTACGCTACTGGGAGAACTCGGTTGGTAACGGTGTCAGGCGCGAAAAGTTTTCGATGATGCTAGACCATTTCATCACCAATAAAATACAATTAGATGTTGCTTGTTATGTTCCATTAGAACAAATTCTATCTGCTATCAAGCTAATCGAATCTAACTCTGCGAACTTACATGGAAAAATCATTTTGCTACCAAAGTAGTAGAGGTGTAACCATTTACGGCGAGTTGCCACGATAAAAATATCTTAAATTCTGAGGCGCGACTCATAACTAAGTATTTACGTTAAAACAATATGGGCGTACGACGTGGAGTCGTATAACTCGCGGTTCATCGCTCAGCAAGTGAAACATCTGCATCACCCGATTAACCTAGGAGTTACCCAATTTTCGACGCGGTGCCTGGCAGATTATATCTAGGCTATATTCTTTTTAGCCTAGATATAATTTCCATCCTCTAATGTTTCTATTGGCGTTCTGCCACAGCAGGTTTTTCCTTGATGAGTACGATGATTGTTGTAGTCCAAAAGTAGGAAGAATGAATTAGGCAGCGTAGTTGAAAATATTGATTAACAAATAGCTAATCTCTCCGTGATTTTCATCTATATCTGGAAAACCTCGCATCAAAGCACTGACCTAAAGTTTTTCGTTAATTCATGAATTAGATTCATAAGGGTGCGTGATTATCTGTAGTTATAATCAATACATGATTCTATAGAATCAACCCTTGAAGAAAAGAAATGCATTCACTTTCATTCCCACATAGTTGATTGAAACATATGAACAAAAACTACAACGACCTGTTAGCTTTTGTAACGGTTGCTCAACAAGGAAGCTTTACTAAAGCCGCAGGATTACTCGGCGTCTCTCAATCTGCACTAAGTCACACCGTTCGTAGTTTAGAACAACGATTGGATGTTCGGCTGCTTAATCGTACGACTCGGAGTGTTTCTCCGACGGAAGCGGGTGAAAAGCTAATGAATTCAATCGCGCCTAAGCTGTCTGAAATTGACCATGAGTTGGAGATGATTAACGAATTTAAACTGCAACCCGGCGGTACAATTCGAATTACAGCTGCAGAAACACGCAGTAAACACCATTTTATGGCCCAAAGTCAGGCAGCTACTTTTGCAATATCCAGATATCAATGTCGAGATCAGCGTAAATTATGGGTTAGTTGATATTGTATCTGAACGGTTTGATGCTGGCATTCGTCTCGGTGAAAGCCTGGAACAAGATATGATCGCTATCCCCATATCCCCTAAAATGCGTATAGCCGTCGTCGCGACTCCTGAGTATTGGAGTAAAAAAGGTAAGCCAGCGACACCACATGAACTGGTTAATCACAACTGCATCAACTTACGCCTTCCCACATATGGTGGTACCTACGCTTGGGAATTTGAAAAAGACGCTAAAGTGATCAACGTAAATGTTAAAGGACAGGTGGTGATGACAAGTTCACAGGGGCGACTAGATGCATCGCTTGATGGATTAGGTATTACTTATGTCCCAGAGGATCTCGTGCAACAACATATAGAGAGTGGAAGACTTGAACGTGTTCTTGAAGATTGGTGTCCACCTTTCGATGGATATTATCTTTACTATGCAAATCGACAACTCTCTTCACCTGCATTTAAGTTGCTCATTGATTCACTTCGATATCAACGGAATTGATGAGCTAACATTATAAGTGCATGAAAAATTCAGCCATTATCATTCATTACTGCCATTTCTATAATGAAACATCATTAATAGAAGGAAATAGTTATGAAGACTAGAATTCTAGGAGCCAGTGGGCTCGAAGTATCTGCATTAGGCTTAGGTTGTATGCGTATGAGTTTCGCAGATAAACCAACCGACAAGAATGAAATGATCGCATTTCTACGTCAGTCAGTTGAAGAAGGGATAACATTCTTCGATACCGCTGAAATTTATGGCCCGTTTACTAACGAAGTATTACTTGGAGAAGCTTTAGCACCGTTTGATAAAGATAAATTGGTTATTGCGACTAAATTTGGTTTCAAACATGCTGAAGACGGCTCTGGCCCTATTCCATCTCAGGGCTTTGACAGCCGACCAGAACAAATCAGACGCGTTGCTGAAGCGTCCCTTAAACGTCTGAACGTAGAATGTTTAGATCTTTTCTATCAACACCGCGTTGACCCTAATGTACCCATCGAAGATGTTGCAGGTACAGTTCAAGATTTGATTAAAGAAGGTAAAGTCAAACACTTTGGCCTATCGGAGGCGAGCGCAGACATAATACGTCGAGCACATGCAGTACAACCTATCACAGCCTTGCAAAGTGAATACTCTATTTGGTGGCGCGAAATTGAAGCAGAAATTCTCCCGACCTGTGAAGAAACTGGGTATTGGCCTTGTTCCTTATAGTCCATTAGGACGAGGATATCTGACTGGCGCAATAACCAAATCAACAACGTATGACAAAAGCGATTTAAGAAGTCATAACCCTAGGTTTACCTCCGAGGCAATCGATGCTAACCAGGTAGTGGTTGATCTGTTGGTTCGTATTGGCAAACTACATAACGCGACTCCGGCTCAGGTAGCGTTAGCGTGGCTTCTAGCTCAGAAACCTTGGATTGTTCCTATCCCAGGCTCTCGTAACCTTGCCCGATTAAGAGAGAACATGGGATCGGCTGACCTGGTTTTAAGTAGCAAAGATTTAGATGACATTGAGACTGCAATGGCAAATATCGACGTTATAGGTAACCGATACTAAAGGCCATATATTACTTAATGAAAAGTATGAAGGGAGCCGAAGCTCCCTTGCATCAAATCAGTTTGTTGAAGAGATGGGTTGCCCCTGCTCTGCTTTGTCCGTTAATCCGGATATGATGGCGAGAACCAACGCACCTGCGGAAAGTAGGCCTCCTGCCCAGTTAGGGGATTGAAGTCCAAAACCGGCAGCAATGACCAGCCCTCCAAACCAGGCTCCAACTGCGTTACCCAGATTAAAGACCCCAATGTTAACTGCCGAAGCCAAGGTCGATGCGCCTGCTGCTTTAGCTTTATCCATGACAAGCTTTTGAATCGGAGAGACGGTTGAGAAGCCAAATGCGGCCATTAAGAAAATACAAATGACGGACATAATTTGGCTATGAACGGCATAGTTGAAGACAAATAGGACTATCGCCTGAGCGCCTAACGTAATGTAAAGCATCGGCATTAGCGCCTTGTCTGCGTACTTACCGCCAAGATGGTTGCCGACAAACAAGCCCAATCCAAACACCAACATTAACCAAGTGACGTTAGAGCTGCTAAAGCCTGCTATCTCCGTCATCATAGGCGCAATGTAAGTGATGGATGTAAAAAATGCGCCGGGACCTAAAACGGTGATACCCATAGCCAACAGCACATTGATGTTGCCAAAAGCTTTAATCTCTTTAGAGAAACTGTTGGTCTTGAGCCTTAGGTTGATGAGGAATAAGACGCCAAACACTCAGTACGGTCATAACACCGACGATAGCAACAAGGCCAAAGGTCAGACGCCAGGTTAGGTGCTCACCAATCCAAGTTCCGACCGGAACGCCCACCAGGTTAGCGACCGTTAATCCCATAAACATAAATGCAATGGCTTGAATTCGCTTTGATGGTGCAACCATATCTGCGGCAATGATAGAACCGATACCAAAGAACACGCCATGTGCGAGTGAGGTGACAATACGGCCAAGTATGGCAACACTGAAACTTGATGCGAATGCCGTGATCAAGTTGCCTATGATGAATAAAACCATGACGAAAATGAGCATGGCTTTACGCGGTATTTTTGAGCCAAAGATGATAAGTGCAGGTGCGCCAAAAAAGACGCCCAATGCATAAGAGGTGGCTAAGTAACCTGCGATGGGAATAGTTATTTGGAACTCTTCGGCTATCGCAGGCAACAAACCTGCGATGACAAACTCGGTCGTACCAATACCAAAGGCACCGATAGCCAAAGCCCAGAGTGCTAGTGGCATAATTTTCTCCTCAATATAATTTGATTAATCATTGGTAGAAATGAGTTTAATCGTAAATTATGATTCGATAAATGCATGCCAAGTACACTTAATGTAGAGTTGAACTCTACCTTTAGCCGAAATAGCCCTCTCTAGCTTTTTGGACTAACTCATCAACGAGCAAGCGAACCTTCGGCACTAAGTGCTTACTGCACGGCCACAGAATATGTAGAGCAACAGGGGCAGGTGAACTCTCGGGGAGGATGGCAGTAAGACTACCTGAATCCATGTGCTCTCTTACCATACTTTCGGGAAGTTGAACGATCCCCATATTACCCAAGCATGCTTTTAACAAGGCGTCGCCATCACCGATTTGATGAGGTTTATCCGAGATGTATTGGATAGTTTTTCCCTCTTCATTTTTAAGTTTCCATGCCAATGGTGCGCGACTTCGGTAGCCCATAATACAGTGATGGTTTGCCAGATCATCGATGTGTGTGGGCGTTCCATACTGCTCAAGATACTCAGGGGTGGCACACAAATACAGGTGTTGGTCACTTAGACAGCGAGATTTCAATTCATTCGTGCTTTTGAGTTTCACTGAATCTTAAAACCAGATCTAAACCTTCTTCCACTGGATCAACCAGACGGTCATTGAACGACATCTCAAATCGGATCTCTGGGTATTGTTTAGAGAAGTTTGTCAGAATGGGCATCACCAAATGACGGCCAAAAAAAGCGGGCATATCAATACGGATGACCCCCGAAGGGTTATCTTGGCGTCGGCTCAGCGAGTTTTCCGCTGAATCGAGGATCTCTAGCGCCGTTGTACAACTGTTAAGATAAGCTTCACCATCACCCGTCAGGCTAAGCTTCCTTGTGGAGCGATGGAAAAGTTTGGTACCCAACCGTTTCTCCAACCTGGCGATACCTTTCCCAACGGCGGATTTCGTGATCCCCAGCTT contains:
- a CDS encoding LysR family transcriptional regulator translates to MSTFNSDESLRGITNFVVAANSSSFTEASEKLGITKSAVGKGIARLEKRLGTKLFHRSTRKLSLTGDGEAYLNSCTTALEILDSAENSLSRRQDNPSGVIRIDMPAFFGRHLVMPILTNFSKQYPEIRFEMSFNDRLVDPVEEGLDLVLRFSETQKHE
- a CDS encoding LysR substrate-binding domain-containing protein; its protein translation is MKLKSTNELKSRCLSDQHLYLCATPEYLEQYGTPTHIDDLANHHCIMGYRSRAPLAWKLKNEEGKTIQYISDKPHQIGDGDALLKACLGNMGIVQLPESMVREHMDSGSLTAILPESSPAPVALHILWPCSKHLVPKVRLLVDELVQKAREGYFG
- a CDS encoding aldo/keto reductase, coding for MQYNLSQPCKVNTLFGGAKLKQKFSRPVKKLGIGLVPYSPLGRGYLTGAITKSTTYDKSDLRSHNPRFTSEAIDANQVVVDLLVRIGKLHNATPAQVALAWLLAQKPWIVPIPGSRNLARLRENMGSADLVLSSKDLDDIETAMANIDVIGNRY
- a CDS encoding MFS transporter; translation: MPLALWALAIGAFGIGTTEFVIAGLLPAIAEEFQITIPIAGYLATSYALGVFFGAPALIIFGSKIPRKAMLIFVMVLFIIGNLITAFASSFSVAILGRIVTSLAHGVFFGIGSIIAADMVAPSKRIQAIAFMFMGLTVANLVGVPVGTWIGEHLTWRLTFGLVAIVGVMTVLSVWRLIPHQPKAQDQQFL
- a CDS encoding ROK family protein; translated protein: MDLNGKNLVIILLREKLRSRVELSRDTGLGKSALTKVTKQLLEEGVIAECSDVANLKAFTGGRPQSLLQLVSGIHFSLCFYISIEGIKAYLLDLSGVVHQSIDETWHNLAVTDKCFHEQQLIDLIIGTMHQLCSKQGISPQTLKVMTIATQGKIAQNSGIIHYSQLLTSRDVGLAALLTQQTGIETKLYNIAYCSTFQLTKLHPGHTNMIALLLGYGLGVGVCVNQKIVTGPDGTALEISHMNYEKKGKACFCGSLGCAETYVTYNTIIGSIEAEKGTVIEGDSIVEKLKTIIQLLDDGDEPTHQVIKKVSHVLGYILTQLISLFDVRSIVLNGETSLLFPYLQPEMLSYIEENNGSRLSMSSIKFFREPDDWVALAGLFELTNRAYQL
- a CDS encoding LysR family transcriptional regulator, which translates into the protein MNKNYNDLLAFVTVAQQGSFTKAAGLLGVSQSALSHTVRSLEQRLDVRLLNRTTRSVSPTEAGEKLMNSIAPKLSEIDHELEMINEFKLQPGGTIRITAAETRSKHHFMAQSQAATFAISRYQCRDQRKLWVS
- a CDS encoding zinc-dependent alcohol dehydrogenase family protein, whose product is MSNTTTNTRIHQLCFGQPEGSLVIEHVPLDLLEKGKIRVKIEATNINPSDLLSIHGVGQYRHSHQPPRVPGFEAVGQIIDSNHSEFVLGQRVVVATSGTWQQYIDVLPDNLFVIPPHLDNGYACQLYINALTAWVLTTEIAQLKKEDVLIINAGSSAIGKIFAQLSSSLRFTLIVVTSKPENYPYDSNYVLDAKADLLTQIEQLDLPIPNIAFDAIGGKAGAKLIHTVGSKGRYINYGTLSLEFYEPRFFELMRNQDIDFSTFFLRYWENSVGNGVRREKFSMMLDHFITNKIQLDVACYVPLEQILSAIKLIESNSANLHGKIILLPK
- a CDS encoding LysR substrate-binding domain-containing protein, which gives rise to MQYPDINVEISVNYGLVDIVSERFDAGIRLGESLEQDMIAIPISPKMRIAVVATPEYWSKKGKPATPHELVNHNCINLRLPTYGGTYAWEFEKDAKVINVNVKGQVVMTSSQGRLDASLDGLGITYVPEDLVQQHIESGRLERVLEDWCPPFDGYYLYYANRQLSSPAFKLLIDSLRYQRN
- a CDS encoding MFS transporter, with translation MFGVLFLINLRLKTNSFSKEIKAFGNINVLLAMGITVLGPGAFFTSITYIAPMMTEIAGFSSSNVTWLMLVFGLGLFVGNHLGGKYADKALMPMLYITLGAQAIVLFVFNYAVHSQIMSVICIFLMAAFGFSTVSPIQKLVMDKAKAAGASTLASAVNIGVFNLGNAVGAWFGGLVIAAGFGLQSPNWAGGLLSAGALVLAIISGLTDKAEQGQPISSTN
- a CDS encoding aldo/keto reductase, whose amino-acid sequence is MKTRILGASGLEVSALGLGCMRMSFADKPTDKNEMIAFLRQSVEEGITFFDTAEIYGPFTNEVLLGEALAPFDKDKLVIATKFGFKHAEDGSGPIPSQGFDSRPEQIRRVAEASLKRLNVECLDLFYQHRVDPNVPIEDVAGTVQDLIKEGKVKHFGLSEASADIIRRAHAVQPITALQSEYSIWWREIEAEILPTCEETGYWPCSL